Proteins found in one Persephonella sp. genomic segment:
- the rplL gene encoding 50S ribosomal protein L7/L12 — translation MATISKEEIKEAIKNMTVLELAELVKELEEEFGVSAAAMVAAAPAAGGAAAGAAAEEKTEFDVILQSPGDKKINVIKVVREITGLGLKEAKELVDNAPKPIKEGVSKEEAEQIKAKLEEAGASVEIK, via the coding sequence ATGGCAACAATCTCAAAGGAAGAAATCAAAGAAGCTATCAAAAACATGACTGTTTTAGAGCTTGCTGAGCTCGTTAAAGAATTAGAAGAAGAGTTCGGGGTATCTGCTGCTGCAATGGTAGCTGCTGCTCCAGCTGCAGGTGGTGCTGCTGCAGGTGCTGCTGCAGAAGAAAAAACTGAATTTGATGTAATTCTCCAAAGCCCAGGAGACAAAAAGATTAACGTTATTAAAGTTGTTAGAGAAATCACAGGTCTTGGGCTCAAAGAAGCTAAAGAACTGGTTGATAACGCTCCAAAACCAATCAAAGAAGGAGTTTCTAAAGAAGAAGCAGAACAAATCAAAGCTAAACTTGAAGAGGCAGGTGCTTCTGTCGAGATTAAGTAA
- the rplJ gene encoding 50S ribosomal protein L10, translating into MSATEVRKAIQKKQQLVNEVKEKIDRAKLMVVFDFTGIDANSMADFRKEIRKKDAEIKVIKNSILYRACNGTELYDKIDIFQGPSAVIFAYEDIVTAAKALKEFLKNNESAKVKAGLVEGAFATPEKIDELASLPSREELLAQLFATMMAPVTNFVRVLNAVPQKAVMVLNAIKEEKEKQG; encoded by the coding sequence ATGTCAGCAACAGAAGTTAGAAAAGCTATACAGAAAAAGCAGCAGTTAGTAAATGAAGTAAAAGAGAAAATAGATAGAGCAAAATTAATGGTTGTTTTTGATTTTACAGGTATTGATGCCAATTCTATGGCAGATTTTAGAAAAGAGATTAGAAAGAAAGATGCAGAAATTAAGGTAATAAAAAATTCTATTCTTTACAGGGCTTGCAACGGAACAGAACTTTATGATAAAATTGATATTTTCCAGGGGCCTTCTGCTGTAATATTTGCTTATGAAGATATAGTTACAGCTGCAAAGGCTCTCAAGGAATTTTTAAAGAATAATGAAAGTGCTAAAGTTAAAGCTGGACTGGTTGAAGGTGCATTTGCTACACCTGAAAAGATTGATGAACTTGCTTCACTACCAAGCAGAGAAGAACTGCTGGCACAGCTGTTTGCTACAATGATGGCACCGGTTACAAACTTTGTGCGTGTGCTTAATGCTGTTCCGCAAAAAGCGGTTATGGTATTAAACGCAATTAAAGAAGAAAAAGAAAAACAAGGCTAA
- the rplA gene encoding 50S ribosomal protein L1, with translation MAKRGKKYLKALELVDKNKAYTVEEAVELLKKMEEVLQRKFDETVELVFRLGVDPRYADQMVRGSVVLPHGLGKELKVLVITQGEKVKEAEEAGADYVGGEDMINKILNENWLDFDVVIATPDMMPKVAKLGRILGPRGLMPNPKVGTVTQNVAKAVEEAKKGRVEFKVDKTGNLHVPIGKISFDNQKLVENALEVIDTVQKLRPSGLKGQYIRNMAMKTTMSPSVRLDVASVLKSLEAKAA, from the coding sequence ATGGCAAAAAGAGGAAAGAAATATCTGAAGGCTTTAGAACTTGTAGATAAAAATAAAGCGTATACAGTTGAAGAAGCTGTTGAGCTTCTCAAAAAAATGGAAGAAGTTCTCCAAAGAAAATTTGATGAGACTGTTGAACTGGTTTTTAGACTTGGAGTTGACCCAAGATATGCAGACCAGATGGTTAGAGGTTCAGTGGTTCTTCCACATGGACTCGGTAAAGAGCTTAAAGTTCTGGTTATAACCCAGGGTGAAAAAGTAAAAGAGGCTGAAGAAGCCGGTGCTGATTATGTTGGCGGAGAAGATATGATAAATAAAATATTAAATGAGAACTGGCTGGACTTTGATGTTGTGATTGCTACTCCTGATATGATGCCAAAAGTTGCAAAATTAGGTAGAATACTTGGTCCAAGAGGACTTATGCCAAACCCAAAAGTTGGAACAGTTACACAAAACGTGGCAAAAGCTGTAGAAGAAGCTAAAAAAGGTAGAGTTGAATTTAAAGTAGATAAAACAGGAAATCTTCATGTTCCTATTGGAAAAATATCTTTTGATAATCAAAAACTTGTTGAAAATGCCCTTGAAGTTATCGATACAGTTCAAAAACTTAGACCATCCGGTCTTAAAGGACAATACATTAGAAATATGGCTATGAAAACAACAATGAGCCCATCTGTTAGACTTGATGTTGCTTCAGTATTAAAATCACTTGAAGCAAAAGCAGCTTAA